The DNA window AATATTTGCTTTCCATTGTTAAGATCGTGCACATCGTTATCCGCTGTTTTCTTTCTTTCACAATTTATCAACCTAAACAAACATTTCTTCAACTTTGCTCATAACGTGACGAAAGACAAGAACATGTCAACCATTCCCTACTGAGAATGACTGCTTTGTATTTTGGTCTATCTTCTGTTATGTTCttatctctctctcacacacacacacacacacacacacacacacacacacacacacacacacacacacacacacacacacacacacacacacacacacacacacacacacacacacacacactcactcacacacacacacacacacacacacacacacatgcacagtggAAAAGGAAAAGTCTTCATCCGTCGCTTAAAGTAGTTCCTTTTCGTCTGAGTGAAGCTGCAGTGAATGAACATAAAGTCATACAACATTTATTACAATGACTCTTCATTTTTAGAGAGACCTCACTTGACAGCACAACAAATCTAGGCTGTGATTGGCTAGTGTCACAAATGTGAgccaataaatacaattttaatcacGATCCCAATTTTGGCTGCCATGATTAAATGATGGTGATCGTCAGCGATATAAAGTAGGCTCCACTGCATATCAAATCACACACTTTTACAGGCGCACGGCAGAAAGCAACATCTGCTTGTCCCCATGAAAGGTCCCCGCCCACGCCAGAGGCCAATGTGTATGCGCAGATCTCCATGACCACGCCGCATCAAAAAACTTGTCCCAGGCTGCTGCAGTCGGTCACTTCGTTTCACATCCGTAAATTCCTAGGCGTGCGTTAAAAGACTGCACTGCTGTTATTAAACTGCGACGCCGCAACAGGTGTGGACGCCCACACAACATGCTGCTCTGCTTGTCTCCTTAGAGTCCCACTAGCAGGACTAACGGCTAGCTGTCATTATTGAGactagaacatacttgccaagcttgagacctccgaattcgggagatggggggggtgttagtgctgcaaggggttctgggtatttgttgtgttgggtttatgttgtgcggatgttctcctgaaatgtgtttgtcattcttgtttggtgtgggttcacagtgtggcgcatatttgtaacagtgttaaagttgtttatacggccaccctcagtgtgacctgtatggctgttgaccaagtatgcttacattcacttgtgtgcgtgaaaatccttatatattatgtgactgggccggcacgcaaggcagtgcctttaaggcacgccccccaatattgttgtctgggtggaaatcgggagaaattcgggagaatggttgccccgggagatttttgggaggggcacttaaattcgggagtctcccgggaaaatcgggagggttggcaagtgtggacTGAAAAGACCTTTCTGTCTATTTGcgcaaagtattttgaattaagGAAATGTAGGACTCTTTCACGAAAGTACTATCGTTTCAGGAAATAAtgctatattttggtattttgtcatttaatatacatttttcacaCTACAAATGATCAAATGTAAGATAAGGTCAAGCGGGGATGTCCAATTCACCGATTATGGCTGTGTTTTTAAGGCCCTAAAAAAGGCATCTAATGAGATAAGATGACATGTTAattatgaacaaaaacacaaagatGTATCTTTATATCAGAGCTGTCAAtattaacgagttaactcatgtgattaatcacgaaaaAATTATCACGTAATCATGTCCACACATGTGCACACTTAAGACGATGCCTCCCAGCTggactgggaacgcctcaggatcccccgagaaaagctggactaggtggctggggagaggaatgtctgggcttctctgcttaggctgctgtccctacaacccgaccttggataagcggaagaagatggatagatggatggacttaAATTGCAATTTATTTTGCCTGTAagagctcttttaccttaactgctatacagtcagtgatcagatcaacgcATATATCAGTACAAAAATTAGTAAGGACACTCAAACTGGTGTGTTTGCACGCAAATTTCAGTTtgaaatacagcctgaaagaaatTTAgaaaaaactgttaccaagttttgtgtaaaatgttttaaaaagatcctggatgacattctaacaataacattgcatttgtgtacaaatactgCGGTAATTTCTCAAACAACATTTTAAATATGAAATTGAGTaaacacctgtgattaatcatgattaatcgatatCTCAAaatatgattaatctgatttttttaaatatcatttgacagccctattttaCATATATGGTTCATGTTTATTTAACCTTTTTAATTACACTAATTCATCACAaattacatgatgacattacactCACGGCTTCCCTCCTCCCACATCCGGGATCTCATTACCTCATGTAGATTGTCGAACTGTAGTGTACACCGTTTTACTTATCATAATGAATAATCATAATCAATAAATATGGAtacaaataattgtgattattattttgaccataatcgtgcagccctaactTCCACATTCAAATTCTATGTGATGTTGTGATGCTGTGCTCCTCATCTGCCTTTCTTGGTCTTGGCCACTTTGTCTTTCCTCTTCTTCACATGTTTTGCTACTTTGGACTTCCTTTTTTCTCTCTGAGCTTCTTTCACAAGCTTCTTCTTCTCCTGAAACCACAAGAAACCTTCTTACAGTTTTATtgcattactatatatatattactattattgtattattattgttactaagAATAGTACTAACTAATTATACTTTattacatattattttatttgtatggttacatttattttacattatGAACTATTATCATATTAGTATTCTTACTTTTGTATTAAGTTAGCATTATCATACTGACTTTACATTATATACTAAATAAATATCCTTAATGTTACATTTACATTACATTAAATATAAGTATTATATCGGTACATTTATTTTACAATATATATGATTATTATAACATATGTTTTTAGTACATTATTATATATCAGTATCATATTCTTAATATtacatttatgttttattattattttaaagggggactgtacttttttggaattttgcctttcattcacaatcattataaaagacatgacgacggatgttttaTTCAATGCATTCTTGTAAAAGAACGTAAATGAAAGTAATCTTACAGcgcagccaatgggaggtcctctattctcccataaaacccaataaaaaaacatccaaaaaagtgGTAATGACacaccatttacatgtcgtgacttgaatatcaactaattattagtgatattgctgttataagcactaacacagacaaactatttatagcgacgcCGTGATTATAAGCTTTTGCCAATGTTGACATTATTGACTGATTAGTTGCTTCCCCGTTTTCTTGCccatcaaactttattgtagatcataaattatgCCTATCGACGACACAAAATACACTTGGTTCTACCCcttttcttcatctaaatgggaatatatgaacatcccagcagttggcatcctaatgacagcattaagtaaattatgttttatcatctttgttgtctctcagtgagtaataaaaaaaagtgaacataatgGTGCGTTATTTAAAtgaatgtgccgcgtatgcttaaaatgatcaaaatatgtaaatattgaatGTTGTTATAAATATGCCATTTACTCCATtccgtatatacttacatcacgtatatgaaaccttaatggaggtgttttgaTGTCTtttagggctttataggcagctCCCAAAgattccattgtaagcagacttttgatcgcatttatttactatttagaatgcattaaaaaatacattcttgtcatgtctttcataatgattgtgaatgataaagacaaaattaaaaaaaaagtgcagttcccctttgatattgttacatttatACTACATTATTATAAATgatctttttatatttttatgtttaattaaattatatatattagtAATCTATTCCTAATGCTACATTTataatacattacatatacagtattagTAGGGATGGGAATTAGTAAGGTTTTTCCGGTTCcagattccactttcgattcggTTCCCCAtcagttctcttatcgattcttatttggaaaaaaagttaacaaaaaggtggattaccatcaatttagtttagtttagcgaTAACATGGCCTtataaagcctacagtgaggtcttaagagacACATACATCGCATagataaaatataacattttgaaaaaatatataagaaaCAAATATTCTTCtataaaatgtaacaaaataaaacattttgaaattacaCAATAATGTAACATATATTAACCtgtgatattaacttattacatgcaaagtgagacatgtcaagcctttattatagttttgatgattatggcttacagcttatgaaaaccttaAATTGAAAATCTCAGGAAATGCGtggtttcaaaaactgtaagccatgatcatcaaaattataagaaATAAAGGCTTGCCATATCTCacattgcatgtaatgagttaatgtCACATTAGTTTaacatttgaagttaattgcttTCATGAATAGACTTTTACCCGATATTCTACTTTTTTTAGTTTCATCTGTATAATGAAAATGTTGAAGTGAAAATCTGTttggaggaaaacatgcaacttttctatgAATACAATTTAACATCTACCTAACAAAAATCAGGAGCGTCTACTGTGGACAACTGtctgcaagcttttgaccacaaacttagtcacggCTCGCTGACATTCTTTCAGTGGCAGACGTGAATTGGTACAACTTGCCTCAGAGTCAATCAGAATATGTCTCTCGTAATGCTCATCTAAATGAAAACGCATTAATTTAAATTGAATTGTAATTAATTTTAAACAGGAAATAGCGCTAACATGATAGGCGGCGTTAATTAGTACCTGTTATATTCAGATGATGTGCTAGcgttactgctgctgggatgaCATCGGAGTGGTTAAAAAATGCGACATTTATTTATagttattgcatgctgtgtgttgaaatgtttcaacATATTGCTTCTATGTCCTACTTAAGATGAAAAGCAGCCTTGCAATTATTACAAGCAGagctgttgcaatcttttcttgtaaaatatagcCAAACTTTGGAGTGCTTCCACGACCTGGGCACCTTGTTGCTGTCTGACGCCACTACCCACGTTGCGTAAAGATATCATTCCCTCCCGCAACTAACGTTAAAAGgaattgtttgaaaaaatggcaagcAATTCCAAGGAATTAGTACACTaggaaccggttctgaacaagaaccagctttcgattcccatccctataTATTAGTAATATATTCTTAATGTAACATTTCTAATACATTAATATTAGTATTAATTATTGTTACATTTATATTAGCATTGATAATATTACTGTATATTGTTAAATTATACTACATAATAAACTAGTATCATATTCTAATTGTCACATTTAAAGAACAATATAATAAATGAGTAGCATATAAGACAGGGTCCAACACCTTTTTGTCCATCATGGGCTCATCGCTAGGTTGCAGCTGAGTATCCTCGTCCTCTTTATCCTCATCATCCTGATCCTCCTCCGAGGACGAAGACTCGTCGTCCTCCAGCAGGGCCGGGATCTAAacaggaaaataaagaaaattgtgAGCTGAACATGAAAATGTCTGCAGGAAATTATGGGCTAAGATAAGAAAAGAAAAGCCATTGTAATACTGTCATACCATCTGAACTCCGGACAGGTCCTTCTTCAGTCCTGTTAGCGTCTGATACAGAACCTGACCCAAAAACAAACACTCAGATGAGCTTAACAGGTAACCATGGCAACATTTTCCATGATGTCATGTCTTTAAGGCAGGGgtgcccccagcatccaaaatccggcccacgggaagtcccaagtttttatttttgtatttttttatttttgttattattattttttttatctttcctttctaatccattttctaccgcttgttactctcggtgtctcctagccggtcaggcaaatcatattgtctaaaaatgaattttcccatcgataacgtgacaatgttaaatgttgatgaacatcaatgttaattgatgttcaaTGACAAAACTGataataaagacaatgtatatatatatatatatttatatatatatatatacatttttttaacccaatgcggcccacccgagtcaaaaagtttggggacccctgctttaaggaGTCAACCTTAGGTGAAGAATTCATCATATGTTCTGGATAATTTCCAATAAAGTGACCGGTGCGACATCACTTCCTTAGTACTTAcgctgtcgtcacatccgctgaTGGCCGACTCCTCCTCTTTCATTCTGACCAGGTCGAAATCTCGCTCGTAGTGACTGACCTCGGTCAGAGTTCGGGGAATGTACGCCTTCATGAACACCTGCGTGGAGTGCAAGGGTCAAACATCTAAGAGGCGCAGACAAAAACCGACGCGGTCTTGTTCGGTCTTTCACCTCCTCGTCAACACGGTCCTGATCCGACCGCTGCACCGATGTTCGATCAGACGCGATGGCCATCATCTGAACAACCAATCACAAAGCAGCGTGAGGCCAACAGGAAGTAAACATTTGTCAGTGGACCTCGGCTACACACCTTCTCCAGGTACTGATCCATGTTCTGAGCGGTGATTGATGGGTCGGTGATGAAGTCAAAAAGCTCCCGTACCGTCATCACCGCAACGCTGCGCTTCACAAAAAACTCTtggaatagaaacaaaaacagaatgagaaCTTTGGCGTTCCTCAAAGACTCTGAAGACGACTCACCGTTGACGTTGCTGCAGTCCTTTCTTAGGAAGTCCAGCGCGTGCGGATGATCGTGTTCCACCGACTGAGACACGTCGATGATATAAGCGTCTCCGTGGTGATATCTAGAGCGGACACAAGCTTGTTTATTTGGACAATTGTTGGCTCATGCGGTGTTGGCGTGTCCTTACAGCATGTTGAACTCGCTGAGGTCGGCGTGGACGAGTCGAGCGTCGTGGAACATTTTCCTCATGTGGTGTACAACCTGCAGATACAGCTGCCGAGCCTTGGACTCCGACAAGACCGCGTTCTTGAGCAGCGGGGCGGGCCTGCTCAACAAGGTCAGCTGATGAGAAGTAATATGGGTACCCAAACTTGGTTCCATAATAATAAACAGTAGTTACCGCACCAAAAAAAGTAGCAACTATCAGTGCCTCATTTCAGTTCAAAACGAATGTAGACTAGGGTTATGCAATATACAGTGGGTACGGAAAGTATTCGGACCCCTTTCAGTTTTtcactttttgtttcattgcaacaattaaaataaaacaagttCATTTTATTTAGAGGAAACACGCTAAATTACACACAATAGctaagctcttgaatgtaaacttAGGCGGGCGGATCGATAGAAATATCAACTGTAACAATATCAAGTATATTATCAGCAAATAGTCGATACTGCAGTGATTAAGTCAATATTTCTataatcacaaaatattttgttgtttttgttattgtttacaactcAGCTAATAAgtgcctggacacaggaggactttaatggcaaaaaccaaaggacttaaatcagagccaatagtaggaaatatttgaattttaattgatattgttataccactatcctgtgtttttgtctgattataattgtgttcCAAAAAtgtatcattcaatgatcttaacATTTTTAACTATTAGCATTGGTATgacctagggatgtcccgatccgatatttggatcggatcggccgccgatatttgccaaaaattgcgtatcggcaaggcatgggaaaatgccgatccagattcagtttaaaaaaaactccggtccgtgttttccaacgcacctatttaaataatacattccacttttctgctactccgtaatttccgttccgcattttccagcacaccttcaacacatccacaattctcacgcagttgcttttagctgctggcattacacgacaggctcttctcactctttcctgtgtctccctctcacagacagcgagcgcaccttcttacacacgtcacatactgtcacgtcatacgtcacatacgtatacgtcctctcccagcagagagcgaggtagcggcatggctaacgttagctgtgatgctagcgcagccgctaaggtgcgcgcctgctcaagcgtcctctgcgcacggcaaatctatgccacgcacaaaatcaaataa is part of the Nerophis lumbriciformis linkage group LG19, RoL_Nlum_v2.1, whole genome shotgun sequence genome and encodes:
- the riok1 gene encoding serine/threonine-protein kinase RIO1 isoform X1, with the protein product MALVVDFIAGQFDDAEDVDSSSQSQVSTVERHENQVSLQNDYDDDEEYEDGDDGDDDEWAWPAAGSDLTKRYNRATFSQANKQNSSNHTLVSSKQTDRSLRRFEHKINLDKLNFADSVINKVTTMQKQKDADTYRVKDKADRATVEQVLDPRTRMILFKMLSRGIISEINGCISTGKEANVYHATTASGDDRAIKIYKTSILHFKDRDKYVSGEFRFRHGYCKGNPRKMVRTWAEKEMRNLIRLQTAGILSPEPLLLRSHVLLMSFIGKDNMPAPLLKNAVLSESKARQLYLQVVHHMRKMFHDARLVHADLSEFNMLYHHGDAYIIDVSQSVEHDHPHALDFLRKDCSNVNEFFVKRSVAVMTVRELFDFITDPSITAQNMDQYLEKMMAIASDRTSVQRSDQDRVDEEVFMKAYIPRTLTEVSHYERDFDLVRMKEEESAISGCDDSVLYQTLTGLKKDLSGVQMIPALLEDDESSSSEEDQDDEDKEDEDTQLQPSDEPMMDKKEKKKLVKEAQREKRKSKVAKHVKKRKDKVAKTKKGR
- the riok1 gene encoding serine/threonine-protein kinase RIO1 isoform X2, whose translation is MALVVDFIAGQFDDAEDVDSSQSQVSTVERHENQVSLQNDYDDDEEYEDGDDGDDDEWAWPAAGSDLTKRYNRATFSQANKQNSSNHTLVSSKQTDRSLRRFEHKINLDKLNFADSVINKVTTMQKQKDADTYRVKDKADRATVEQVLDPRTRMILFKMLSRGIISEINGCISTGKEANVYHATTASGDDRAIKIYKTSILHFKDRDKYVSGEFRFRHGYCKGNPRKMVRTWAEKEMRNLIRLQTAGILSPEPLLLRSHVLLMSFIGKDNMPAPLLKNAVLSESKARQLYLQVVHHMRKMFHDARLVHADLSEFNMLYHHGDAYIIDVSQSVEHDHPHALDFLRKDCSNVNEFFVKRSVAVMTVRELFDFITDPSITAQNMDQYLEKMMAIASDRTSVQRSDQDRVDEEVFMKAYIPRTLTEVSHYERDFDLVRMKEEESAISGCDDSVLYQTLTGLKKDLSGVQMIPALLEDDESSSSEEDQDDEDKEDEDTQLQPSDEPMMDKKEKKKLVKEAQREKRKSKVAKHVKKRKDKVAKTKKGR